One part of the Dunckerocampus dactyliophorus isolate RoL2022-P2 chromosome 11, RoL_Ddac_1.1, whole genome shotgun sequence genome encodes these proteins:
- the higd2a gene encoding HIG1 domain family member 2A, mitochondrial, with product MAATTATAALAEQPSTSPSSGAVPFDFSQPPVIEGFSPLPRVKDETFKEKFIRKTKDNPFVPIGCLGTAGALMFGLRAFHQGKTRQSQMLMRGRIFAQGFTVVAIVIGVFGTAFKAKQ from the exons ATGGCGGCGACTACAGCAACAGCAGCATTAGCAGAACAACCATCGACATCACCGTCCTCAGGAGCAGTCCCCTTTGACTTCTCACAGCCACCTGTCATCGAAGGGTTCTCCCCTCTCCCGAGGGTCAAAGATGAGACATTTAAAGAAAAGTTTATTCGAAAAACCAAGGACAACCCTTTTGTCCCCATAG GTTGTTTAGGGACAGCGGGAGCACTCATGTTTGGCCTCCGAGCGTTCCATCAGGGCAAAACCAGGCAGTCCCAGATGTTGATGAGGGGCCGAATCTTTGCCCAAGGCTTCACTGTGGTTGCCATAGTTATCGGCGTCTTTGGAACGGCTTTCAAAGCCAAACAGTGA